A genomic window from Bacteroidales bacterium includes:
- a CDS encoding MotA/TolQ/ExbB proton channel family protein — protein MKNLIILQVTSLDTSSIQATSTESFIDIALKGGWVMLPIVILSFIAVYIFFERWFAIKKAARVDQTFMNRIKDYIIDGKVDSAHTLCQSTDNPVARMIDKGISRIGRPLNDVNAAIENVGRLEIYKLERGLPTLATVAGGAPMIGFLGTVIGMVQAFHQMSTAGNNINVGQLSGGIYTALITTVAGLTVGIIAYFAYNTLVARVDKVINNMEAGTSEFIDLLNEPAK, from the coding sequence TCAACGGAATCTTTTATTGATATTGCCCTGAAGGGCGGCTGGGTGATGCTACCCATCGTTATCCTGAGCTTTATCGCAGTCTATATATTTTTTGAACGCTGGTTTGCCATCAAGAAAGCGGCCCGGGTCGATCAGACCTTCATGAACCGTATAAAGGACTATATCATTGATGGTAAGGTCGATTCGGCCCATACGCTTTGCCAGTCCACCGATAATCCGGTAGCCAGGATGATCGATAAGGGAATCAGCCGCATTGGTCGCCCGCTCAACGATGTCAATGCGGCCATTGAGAATGTTGGCCGGCTGGAGATCTATAAACTGGAAAGGGGATTACCCACTCTGGCCACCGTGGCCGGAGGAGCGCCCATGATCGGTTTCCTGGGAACGGTTATCGGGATGGTGCAGGCCTTTCACCAGATGTCTACCGCAGGGAACAATATCAATGTGGGACAGCTTTCCGGCGGTATCTACACCGCACTGATCACGACCGTGGCCGGTCTGACTGTAGGTATTATCGCCTATTTTGCCTATAACACACTGGTAGCCAGGGTCGATAAGGTGATCAACAATATGGAGGCAGGCACTTCCGAGTTCATCGACCTGCTTAACGAACCTGCAAAATAG
- a CDS encoding biopolymer transporter ExbD, giving the protein MALKPRNRVLDNFAMSGMTDIVFLLLIFFMLTSTLIAPNALKMLLPSRGQVTVEGESLIPTVTIHSGSRITVDGRTVSLENLGLVLESKLRGLPDPTIRVLTSPAVSVGDAVAVMNVAAEKDYTVVLKQL; this is encoded by the coding sequence ATGGCACTCAAACCCAGAAACAGGGTCCTGGATAATTTCGCCATGTCGGGCATGACCGACATTGTATTCCTGTTGCTGATCTTTTTTATGCTTACCTCCACCCTGATTGCCCCCAATGCCCTGAAGATGCTACTGCCCAGCAGAGGGCAGGTGACCGTGGAGGGAGAATCGCTTATCCCCACGGTAACCATTCACAGCGGAAGCCGCATCACGGTCGATGGCAGAACAGTCTCGCTGGAGAACCTGGGTTTGGTTCTTGAATCCAAACTCCGCGGGCTGCCCGATCCCACCATCAGGGTGCTTACTTCACCGGCTGTTTCAGTGGGTGATGCGGTAGCTGTTATGAATGTGGCAGCTGAAAAAGATTACACCGTGGTGCTGAAACAACTTTAA
- a CDS encoding biopolymer transporter ExbD has product MAIESRHKANKNFAMSGMTDIVFLLLIFFMIASTLISPAAQNVQLPESNNQTQANPVLVVSVARDKVISVDDQEYALSELESVLRKKLENYGEAPTVRLNADRDLNMEEVFAFLEIAKRNRYKVILGTRPSD; this is encoded by the coding sequence ATGGCCATAGAATCGAGACATAAAGCCAATAAGAACTTTGCCATGTCGGGCATGACCGACATTGTATTCCTGTTGCTGATCTTTTTTATGATCGCCTCCACCCTGATATCGCCGGCGGCGCAAAATGTTCAGCTTCCGGAGAGTAACAACCAGACTCAGGCCAACCCGGTTCTGGTAGTATCTGTCGCCCGGGATAAAGTGATCTCTGTGGACGACCAGGAGTATGCCCTCTCAGAACTGGAAAGTGTTCTTCGGAAGAAACTTGAAAACTACGGAGAGGCTCCGACAGTCCGCCTGAATGCGGACCGGGATCTCAACATGGAAGAGGTTTTTGCCTTTCTCGAAATCGCCAAACGAAACCGGTACAAGGTGATACTTGGAACCAGACCATCGGACTGA
- a CDS encoding sulfite exporter TauE/SafE family protein, translating to MEWYTYILVISIGFIAGIINTLAAGGSLLTLSLLMALGLPPNMANGTNRIAIFLQNVVGVNRFHKEKVMDFPSGFKVGIPALLGAIVGAFVAVNLNDEVMKLAIAGVMIVVFFLMLLKPNRWINSHEEHPPIPYWLQAVIFFFTGIYGGFIQAGVGFFLLTGLVLASGFELVKANALKIFVILLYTPLALVVFFLHGDVDLWMGLVLAVGNMLGALVGTKIAVKRGAVFIRYVVLAAILVAATKLIWDAFRVL from the coding sequence ATGGAGTGGTACACCTATATCCTGGTTATATCCATCGGATTCATCGCCGGCATCATCAATACACTGGCAGCCGGAGGTTCCCTGCTGACCCTTTCTTTGTTGATGGCACTGGGGCTTCCACCCAATATGGCAAACGGGACCAACCGGATTGCCATTTTTCTTCAGAATGTGGTGGGAGTGAACCGCTTTCACAAGGAGAAGGTCATGGATTTTCCTTCCGGATTCAAGGTGGGTATCCCTGCGCTGCTGGGTGCCATTGTTGGTGCCTTTGTGGCTGTGAACCTGAATGACGAAGTGATGAAACTGGCCATTGCCGGGGTGATGATCGTGGTATTTTTCCTGATGCTCCTGAAACCCAACCGCTGGATTAACAGCCATGAAGAGCATCCCCCGATTCCTTACTGGCTTCAGGCGGTCATCTTCTTTTTTACAGGGATTTATGGCGGTTTTATCCAGGCAGGAGTGGGGTTTTTTCTGCTTACCGGCCTGGTGCTGGCAAGCGGATTTGAACTGGTGAAAGCCAATGCCCTGAAAATCTTCGTCATCCTGCTTTATACCCCGCTGGCCCTGGTAGTTTTTTTCCTGCACGGAGATGTGGATCTTTGGATGGGGCTGGTACTGGCCGTTGGGAATATGCTCGGGGCCCTGGTAGGTACAAAGATAGCTGTGAAACGGGGAGCTGTGTTTATCAGGTATGTGGTGCTGGCGGCTATCCTGGTTGCAGCCACCAAGCTGATCTGGGATGCTTTCAGGGTACTATGA
- a CDS encoding serine hydroxymethyltransferase has product MKRDLELFTFIEHEQQRQRRGIELIASENFVSTQVMEAMGSCLTNKYAEGYSGHRYYGGCEVIDKVEDLAIERLCQLYGAEYANVQPHSGAQANMAVFLTVLEPGDTFMGLDLSHGGHLSHGSPVNSSGILYRAVSYGLDERTGRIDYEAMEEVALKERPRMIVGGASAYSREWDYKRMREIADKIGAILMIDMAHPAGLIAAGLLDNPLPYAHVVTSTTHKTLRGPRGGIILIGKDYENPWGRATKKGVIRQMSSLINSAVFPGIQGGPLEHIIAAKAVAFGEALTDEFKIYQAQVKKNAVIMADAFMKKGYKVVSDGTDNHSMLIDLRTRVADTTGKQVENTLVEADITVNKNMVPFDSRSPFQTSGIRVGTPAITTRGVKEDLIPGIVDLIDRVIMNIDDKLLIEKIRREVNEMMVDFPMFA; this is encoded by the coding sequence ATGAAGAGAGATCTTGAACTTTTTACATTCATTGAACACGAACAGCAACGTCAAAGAAGGGGTATTGAACTGATTGCCTCTGAAAATTTTGTCAGCACCCAGGTGATGGAAGCCATGGGCTCCTGTCTGACCAATAAATATGCCGAAGGCTATTCGGGTCATCGCTACTACGGGGGATGTGAGGTGATTGACAAGGTGGAGGACCTGGCCATAGAGAGGCTCTGCCAGCTCTACGGGGCGGAGTACGCCAATGTGCAGCCCCACTCGGGTGCCCAGGCCAATATGGCGGTCTTCCTGACCGTTTTGGAACCGGGCGATACTTTTATGGGCCTCGACCTGAGTCACGGGGGGCACCTGTCGCATGGCTCCCCGGTCAACAGCTCCGGTATTCTGTACCGGGCCGTATCCTACGGATTGGATGAGCGTACAGGGCGGATCGATTATGAAGCCATGGAGGAGGTGGCCCTTAAAGAGCGTCCCAGGATGATCGTGGGCGGGGCTTCGGCCTATTCCCGTGAGTGGGATTATAAACGGATGCGGGAGATTGCCGATAAGATCGGAGCGATTCTGATGATTGATATGGCCCATCCGGCGGGCCTTATTGCTGCCGGCTTGCTGGATAATCCGCTTCCCTACGCTCATGTTGTCACGTCGACCACTCACAAGACCCTTCGCGGGCCAAGGGGCGGAATTATCCTGATCGGGAAGGATTATGAGAATCCCTGGGGAAGGGCCACCAAGAAGGGGGTGATCCGTCAAATGTCATCCCTGATCAATTCGGCGGTCTTTCCCGGGATCCAGGGAGGGCCCCTGGAACATATCATAGCGGCCAAGGCTGTGGCTTTTGGAGAGGCGCTTACGGACGAATTCAAGATCTACCAGGCCCAGGTTAAGAAGAATGCAGTCATCATGGCCGATGCATTTATGAAGAAGGGATACAAGGTGGTTTCTGATGGTACCGATAACCACTCCATGCTGATTGATCTGCGGACCCGGGTGGCGGATACTACCGGCAAGCAGGTGGAAAACACCCTGGTGGAGGCGGATATCACCGTAAATAAAAATATGGTTCCCTTTGATTCCAGGTCGCCTTTCCAGACCAGCGGAATCAGGGTGGGTACTCCTGCCATCACCACACGGGGGGTGAAGGAAGATCTGATACCGGGGATTGTGGATCTGATCGACCGGGTCATTATGAACATTGATGATAAATTACTGATTGAAAAAATCCGCCGGGAAGTAAACGAAATGATGGTCGATTTCCCCATGTTTGCCTGA
- a CDS encoding aquaporin family protein, which translates to MLNEIFAEFIGTFLLILLGNGVVANVVLKDTKGNNGGWIVISLGWGLGVFVGVAVAGPVSGAHINPAVTLGLAAAGSFAWSQVLPFIAAQMAGAAAGAGTVWLYYRHHFNRTEDQGAQLGCFATGPAIRKPLNNFISEVIGTFVLIFVILYIADPSIQLEGTEVNMGLGTLGALPVALLVTAIGLSLGGTTGYAINPARDLAPRIMHNLLPMDHKGGSDWGYAWIPVIGPIIGALIAAGLFLLQGIVVG; encoded by the coding sequence ATGCTGAACGAAATCTTTGCAGAATTTATAGGCACCTTTCTCCTGATACTGCTCGGTAACGGGGTCGTGGCCAATGTGGTACTAAAGGATACCAAAGGAAATAACGGTGGATGGATAGTAATTTCACTGGGGTGGGGACTGGGTGTATTTGTGGGGGTTGCAGTGGCCGGACCCGTATCCGGGGCACATATTAATCCTGCCGTTACCCTGGGACTGGCAGCTGCAGGGAGTTTTGCCTGGAGCCAGGTACTTCCTTTTATTGCCGCACAGATGGCCGGAGCTGCAGCCGGAGCCGGAACCGTATGGCTTTATTATCGTCACCACTTTAACCGAACAGAGGACCAGGGCGCACAGCTGGGATGTTTTGCAACGGGTCCTGCCATTCGAAAGCCTCTTAATAATTTTATCAGTGAGGTGATCGGCACTTTTGTATTAATCTTTGTGATCCTTTACATCGCTGATCCAAGCATACAGCTGGAGGGAACGGAAGTGAATATGGGACTGGGCACCCTGGGGGCATTGCCTGTGGCTTTGCTGGTGACGGCCATCGGCCTCTCGCTGGGCGGGACCACCGGCTATGCGATCAATCCGGCCAGAGACCTGGCTCCCAGGATCATGCATAATTTGCTGCCCATGGACCACAAAGGGGGCAGTGACTGGGGCTATGCCTGGATCCCGGTAATCGGACCGATTATCGGCGCTTTGATTGCAGCTGGGCTTTTCCTGCTTCAGGGAATCGTGGTGGGATAG
- the glpK gene encoding glycerol kinase GlpK, with protein MLSNSDNKFILALDQGTTSSRAIVFDHSGTMVGVAQKEFRQIFPKPGWVEHDPMDIWNSQNRVMHDALRNAGAGARDVAAIGITNQRETALIWDRESGKPICNAIVWQDRRTSEFCDELKAMGHKDLIQEKTGLVIDAYFSATKWRWMLDHTPGAREEAARGKLALGTVDSWLIWKLSGGKVHVTDVTNASRTMLFNIHSLKWDEELLELFGIPESMLPAVKSSSEVYGETSRGILSVPVPIAGIAGDQQAATFGQMCLSPGSVKCTYGTGCFILCNTGEEPVSSKSNLITTIAWQLNGKTTYALEGSIFIGGAVIQWLRDGLGLIKNSSDVEKLAESVEDNGGVYFVPAFTGLGAPHWDQYARGMIAGLTRGVTAGHIARAALESIAFQVNDVMGAMESDAGIQIGELKVDGGAVVNDLLMQFQADLIGIPVIRPENIETTALGAAYLAGLATGFWESLEEIGEQWAMDRNFTSKVSRERRQTLKKEWEKAVSRSRAWQDPQV; from the coding sequence ATGCTAAGTAATTCAGACAACAAATTTATCCTGGCCCTGGACCAGGGCACCACCAGTTCCCGGGCCATTGTCTTTGACCATTCCGGGACGATGGTGGGGGTGGCCCAAAAGGAGTTCCGGCAGATCTTTCCCAAACCCGGCTGGGTGGAGCACGATCCCATGGATATCTGGAATTCTCAGAACCGGGTAATGCACGATGCCCTGCGTAACGCCGGTGCCGGCGCCAGGGATGTGGCTGCCATAGGAATCACCAATCAGCGAGAAACGGCGTTAATATGGGACCGGGAGAGCGGGAAGCCCATATGCAATGCCATTGTATGGCAGGACCGCAGGACCTCTGAATTTTGTGATGAGCTGAAAGCCATGGGCCATAAGGACCTGATCCAGGAAAAGACCGGATTGGTCATTGATGCCTACTTTTCAGCTACCAAATGGAGGTGGATGCTGGATCACACTCCCGGAGCAAGGGAGGAGGCAGCCAGGGGTAAACTGGCACTGGGCACAGTCGATTCCTGGTTAATATGGAAGTTAAGCGGCGGGAAGGTTCATGTGACCGATGTGACCAACGCCAGCCGGACGATGTTATTTAATATTCATTCGCTGAAGTGGGATGAAGAGTTGCTGGAGCTCTTTGGCATCCCTGAGAGCATGCTGCCAGCGGTAAAATCTTCTTCGGAAGTTTACGGAGAGACTTCACGGGGAATTCTCTCCGTGCCGGTGCCCATTGCCGGAATAGCAGGAGATCAGCAGGCTGCCACCTTCGGACAAATGTGTCTCTCGCCGGGTTCGGTCAAATGCACCTATGGAACAGGTTGCTTTATTCTTTGCAACACCGGGGAGGAGCCGGTCAGTTCGAAAAGCAACCTGATAACGACCATTGCCTGGCAATTGAATGGGAAGACCACGTATGCCCTGGAAGGAAGCATCTTTATCGGAGGTGCAGTGATCCAGTGGTTGAGGGATGGTCTGGGTCTGATCAAGAACTCGTCGGATGTAGAGAAACTTGCCGAATCGGTGGAGGATAATGGGGGGGTTTACTTTGTACCTGCCTTCACCGGGCTGGGGGCCCCTCACTGGGACCAGTATGCCCGGGGGATGATTGCCGGACTGACCCGCGGAGTTACAGCCGGACATATAGCCAGGGCTGCCCTGGAGAGTATTGCTTTCCAGGTGAATGATGTAATGGGAGCCATGGAGAGCGATGCCGGTATTCAGATCGGCGAACTGAAGGTGGATGGGGGTGCTGTGGTTAACGACCTGCTGATGCAGTTCCAGGCCGATCTGATAGGAATCCCGGTGATTCGTCCCGAGAACATCGAGACCACCGCCCTGGGGGCTGCCTACCTGGCCGGACTGGCTACCGGTTTCTGGGAATCGCTGGAAGAGATCGGGGAGCAGTGGGCAATGGACCGTAATTTTACCAGCAAGGTCTCCCGGGAAAGGCGCCAGACTCTGAAAAAGGAGTGGGAAAAGGCTGTTTCCAGGAGCCGCGCCTGGCAGGATCCCCAGGTATGA